The genome window GAAAACACAATCATTAGTTTACATTTAGGCCACACCACTCGAGCAGTCGAAGAGAAACTATTTCTTGCCGTGTTCTTCATGTAGCCATTCTCGATTGCTTCCATCACCTCAAAGACTTTAGCCGACATCCAATAAtatataatctttatttttttacattATCAATTCAATTCAAACTACCTAAACTTCATGCTAAAATGGTATATATTAAGAGAGGATTAATCCCAAAAATACATGATTTTGGGAGAGTACTGATGTCAATGTTTGTGTTACAAGATAAAAACATCACAGTGATCTATCGCCAGATTACATGAAAAATGATGTTCTGATGACCATATGGTGTCTTAGAACATCCATTGCTCTTCGTATACACCATAAGAACCAATGACAACTTCTTAGAAGAAACATATAATGCTCTGTATTTTCTTGCTGTCACACTTGCAGAGTCGAAGCATGCCACACTATTTAATTATTAATAGAGTAATAAGAGCACAAGCATCAAACTCCTTTTTCTAAGCATCAAAACTATAAATTATTCTGCTTGGACATGAAAGAATATATCGAACTGAAGCAAGCTTAAGAGAACAATTCAACACCGCAATCAAAAGAAACCAAGAAACGGGAATTACAACCGAAAGCTTGATACTAGTTCTACCACAAAAGTAACATCCAGCTAGAGCTTGGTGTTGTTTCGTCAGACAATGCAGCATAGAATTGGTGACTTCAACAACAGATGTCCCGATGCTTAAACCTTTCTAACCTGGATGTTGTGTGTGGACTGCGACCGCCAAATGGGTTGCCGCCCACTCTGAACCAGAGCTATCTGCTCTCCTTCCTTGACCATGCCTAGTTCCTGAATCATGAAAGGCCATATGTTAATCCAAGAATGAAGTTAATTTTGCACAAATAAATCAAGGATTTTTTCGATACAACAGTTCATGGACAAATAGAAGAAAACAGATGAGAAAAAGCCAGGTGGAGTTACCTGCAGGTAAGACAAGGCATCGGCAAATGTCCTCTcagcatcatctgaaaatttcatatatattggACACACACCCTGGTATAAAGCCAACCTTTGCTTCACTCTTTCCCTGCACAACCACCCatcatctttagatttgaatCCTTATCAACAGATTCAAGACAACATGATGCACCATGCTGCATTATACAATTACAGTAGAATCAACAAAAAACGACTCGAAAGATAAGAGGAACAGGTGACGTACTCATCAGTGAATGCAAATATCGTGCCAGCAGGCCTATAATGGCTAAGTAGGATAGCCATAAATCCACTTCTGGTGAAGACTACAATCGACGTGCCAAGGGTATTCGACATCATTGTTGCATGATACGCAAACATTTCACTCATATGAGTCTACAAAAATGAAAACACAAAGTTGTTTAGTGAGAAAAGGGGATTCTACAAGcataagagaatatgtagaaatctaGTATATATGCCAGCAAAATTTCTAAATGGCAGGAAAGAATCCATGAAGTCCCAACACCAACATTATGAGCCAATGGCTTCTTGTAGTTACCTTATTTGAGCAAAATTGGAATGACATTATTACGATATGTAATGACTATATTACACTTTTTACCTTGAATGCCTGACCAAGATTAGCTGGCCTTTCTCCTCCATTCATAGTTGCTTCAGTCCTCAGAGCTACAGAGTGCATGACTTTAACAGCTTTAAGTGGGTATCTGCATGAAAACCAACGAGGTTGCTATTAATTAGCCAATTTAGGCACAAACTAAATTGTGTATAATCTAATATCTAAACCCTTGAAAGGTTCATCAGTTAGATGTGGCATTATTACATGTGAACACAAATAATCCAGTTTTGTATCTTGGCAGACATTGTACATTTAACCAATATAAAGGAAAAGAACCCTGACAGATTTTTTCCAGGGTAATTTAATTCAGATAGGTAACTAACTCAAAGAAAACAAAAGGCAACAAACAgtagaacaaaaaaaaagaaactgacACTGCAAGCTTCCAATAATGCATCAGAACCCTCATGAACTGAATCACATGCCTAAAGTTGAAGAATATAGTGCAAAGAAAAACAGAGAAGGggagagagaaaggaaaagggagttCATACTTCCCATGAGCAGTTTCCCCAGAGAGCATTATTGCATCAGAACCCTCACGAACTGCAATGGCAATGTCTGAGACCTCTGCACGGGTTGGTGTCGGATGAACAATCATGCTTTCCAGCATGTTCGTTGCTACAATAACAGCTTTTCCCATGCTCCTGCATATTCTAATAATTTCCTCCTGCACAATTAAGAAATCAATAACACACAACAATTATCAAACACGAGATATATAATATCAAGTATTAAAGCACAAAATAATTATCTATTGTATATGAGATGGCTTTATATTATAAGAAATATCCATTCAACGGAAAACAAGAGTAAGATATAAATTAAACAGCTATTATAGCAAGTAGAAAGGACATATATAAAGAATGACAAAGGAACTAGCAGTTCAACACAATGAATGTCAAAGCTCCAACCAGGAACACTAACATTGATGAATAGCAACATACAAAGGGTAGCCCAGTAAACAAAGCTCCTCAGTACTGGGGTATGGAAAGCCCTTCCAAAATAATGTCGGTGGAACATGAAATGTATAACATCAAGTAGTTAAACACATAATTATCCATTGTCTATGAGATGGCTCAAAAGTATATGTAAAAAAGTGTTCATTCAAAAGGAAAAAGGGTATGATCTAAATTTGACTTAACTTATCAAGGCAAATgaccaaaatatataaaaaaatgacaAAGGAACAGAACTCTTTGACCCAAATGACTGAGAAAGCTGCAATCAGGAACACAATAATGTCAATGAATAGCAACATACATGCCAGTAAACAAAGTTCCTGCACTGGGGTATGTAAAGGCAAGATCAATGCAGCCTTACCCCCATATCCACAGGGCTCACACTGGATCAACCCATGGCACTCAATAGTAATTAAGTGCCACAGCCTGTCCCCGTGTGATTGACAAGTTACTGTGCTTGATGAGAAAAAATACCCTTAGGCATCAGAGCTTCAGACAATATAAAACTTAAACAAGCATTTTCATTGTGGATGTTGATTGTCAATGAATGGCAGATACCTGCAGCAGTGGAACCTCCTCAATAGGGAGTTCAGCTCCAAGGTCACCTCTAGCTACCATAGCCTACAAAGAACACAGAAGAAATTAGAGAATAAGATCAAGGTCACTAGCAAATAGGAAAAGCCAACCGAATATACTGTGTCAAAAGAAAAGCAATATCTAAAGGGGATTGAGTCAAATCAGCATCGAGCAAATGTGAGGTCAGCTAAACGAAACTCGTAAGCATCTTTGAAATAAAACAAGTTTGGCCCATCAAACACACAAACATTTTTCTATGCAGGCATGCTGATATAAAGCATTGTATTTATGAAGTCTGATCAAAGTAACATAAACATCAACTACTTTCTAAGAAGCGCAGACACAGACAAAGGACATGGCATTTTTAAAAAACATAGTATATGGACACAGCAAgggcacattatatatatatatatatatatatatatatatatatatatatatatatatatacacatgagtTTTACATATTACTCAAATTATTAAATTGTacaattattcaaattattatagcAATTTAATCAGGGATTCAGAAGCAGTAAAAAAAACTCAaattaaaaaactaaaaaatgAAATAGGTTAATAATATGTTAACAGTTTAATCAGATGCAATAAAAAACCCAgattaataaaacaaaaataataaataataataatatgttaataATGTTTTTAGCAGTAAAAAAAAAGCTAAACATGCCTATAATATGTTAATAATACCTTTGGCTTGGGAGGCCACATGAATGAGGAAGAATCTTTGTAGAGGCATGACGGCAATGCACGGCTCCACCTCTCTACAGATGGGCGCTCGAGGCGAATGGTCTGATGGTAGCACATGACTCCACTCTATAGAGGGGTGCTCGAGGTGGATGGTCTAATAGCAACGCGCAACTCCACCTCTGCGTAGGGTCGCTTGGGGCGAATGGTCCCATAGCGCGCAACGATGATGCACGACTCTACAGAGGGGCGCTCAGGGCGAACGGTCCGACAGTGCACGACGACAATGAAGGGAAGCCAAGCCATTGAGGAAGAAGGGAAGCCCGTGATGTGCTAGGGTTCGATTGGGACAATTGGTATTTAATTCCAAAATCCTCCCTGAATCCGTGAGGAAGAAGGATTTCGAAGGTTCCCAATGCTTCCGCACGCAACGACTAAGTCGGATTCCAAAGGCTCACCAATACCTCCATACACGACCATCCATCGAGTCCAACACGGGAGCGATGCATccaacaaattaaaaaaataaaaaaagacatgTCAAAGACGAATCCGTATCTGACATGTGTCAGAGAAGAATCCATGTCCAACACATGTCGGACACAGGTGTGTCACCCAAATCACCGTGTTCGTGCTTCCCAAACTACCTTTCACTATGTGACATACCCATAGCACTGAATATATAAGTTAAGCTTCATGAATGATGATGCACTATATTACATGTCATACGGTACAAGAGTTCTTATCATTAGAATTTACTATACACTTCTGAGCTTACCAGTATTATGTTGAATGTATGACATTAAGATGCTTACCCCATCAGATGCAGCGATTatggaatgcagattcggaattgAATCTGCACTTTCAATTTTGACAGTTACATGTATATCTGCATTGCAACCTGACAAAATTAATTTGAATATTAGTGtcaacattttttattttatgaggcacttcaaaaaaatatttaaccaAAACCAGGATTGAACATCTACTTTTCAGGTAATCCTTCAATTCATGGACAACTTCTGCATCTTTAACGAAGGAAACTGCATAAAAGTCCACTTTGTTCTCAACTCCAAATTTGATATCATCCCAATCTTTCTCTGTAAAGGGATACAAGAATGTTTATTACACCAAAAAtgcaaaaatcaaatatttatgaGACAAAAAGGCC of Musa acuminata AAA Group cultivar baxijiao chromosome BXJ1-7, Cavendish_Baxijiao_AAA, whole genome shotgun sequence contains these proteins:
- the LOC135679503 gene encoding plastidial pyruvate kinase 2-like, giving the protein MAQVVATRTIQSSCLSHPGSRSWARGSHLQELKPSLLPARFHHQEKERRRGMGSCCRSPVVAVASPLSRPDSGVRAASPDDLSKEEEQFQHLKSIQQVGEVPNGLWPKPNVMRKTKIVCTIGPSTNTREMIWKLAEAGMNVARMNMSHGDHASHQKVIDLVKEYNEQNKDNVLAIMLDTKGPEVRSGDLPQPITLSSGQEFTFTIKRGVGSETCVSVNYDDFVNDVEVGDMLLVDGGMMSLVVKSKTEDSVKCEVVDGGELKSRRHLNVRGKSATLPSITEKDWDDIKFGVENKVDFYAVSFVKDAEVVHELKDYLKSCNADIHVTVKIESADSIPNLHSIIAASDGAMVARGDLGAELPIEEVPLLQEEIIRICRSMGKAVIVATNMLESMIVHPTPTRAEVSDIAIAVREGSDAIMLSGETAHGKYPLKAVKVMHSVALRTEATMNGGERPANLGQAFKTHMSEMFAYHATMMSNTLGTSIVVFTRSGFMAILLSHYRPAGTIFAFTDEERVKQRLALYQGVCPIYMKFSDDAERTFADALSYLQELGMVKEGEQIALVQSGRQPIWRSQSTHNIQVRKV